In a genomic window of Streptomyces sp. NBC_01231:
- a CDS encoding helix-turn-helix domain-containing protein, whose product MTDRELPEPYLDGYAEILAEVSATGRRLTRDEISSRRALGEQAAEAGHGLRALVSAHLAAARTAWPPSPGSADDALAAVQQIIDAFAEGYERAQLVAVRQEEAARREFIDDLLYGRSDLGRLAERAERFGLRLSHAHAVAVAHGPAAYDEGDPVPQQVERALISRFGDRSILLTTKDGRLLCIAPGHQDEVLAYFAKQAHAATDGGRVAIGRPQPGPGGVVQSYEEALGVLELAERLHLDAPVLRSADLLVYPVLTRDRQAMADLVAGTLGPLTTARGGAQPLLDTLTAYFDSGCVAAEAARRLTLSVRALTYRLERIHKLTGANPADPAHRYMLQTAVIGARLLDWPAKDL is encoded by the coding sequence ATGACAGACCGGGAACTCCCGGAGCCGTATCTGGATGGTTACGCCGAGATACTGGCCGAGGTATCGGCCACGGGGCGACGCCTCACCCGGGACGAGATCTCCTCCCGCCGCGCCCTCGGTGAGCAGGCAGCCGAGGCCGGACACGGGCTGCGCGCCCTCGTCAGCGCGCATCTGGCCGCCGCCCGCACGGCCTGGCCCCCTTCACCCGGCTCCGCCGACGACGCGCTTGCCGCCGTGCAGCAGATCATCGACGCCTTCGCCGAGGGATACGAACGCGCCCAGCTAGTCGCCGTGCGCCAGGAAGAGGCCGCCCGCCGCGAGTTCATCGACGACCTTCTCTACGGCCGCAGCGACCTCGGCCGCCTCGCCGAACGCGCCGAACGCTTCGGCCTGCGCCTGTCCCACGCCCACGCAGTCGCCGTCGCACACGGCCCCGCCGCCTACGACGAGGGCGACCCGGTGCCGCAGCAGGTGGAACGGGCGCTCATCTCCCGCTTCGGCGACCGCAGCATCCTGCTCACCACCAAGGACGGCCGGCTGCTGTGCATCGCCCCCGGCCACCAGGACGAGGTCCTCGCCTACTTCGCCAAACAGGCCCACGCCGCCACCGACGGCGGCCGGGTCGCCATCGGACGACCCCAACCGGGCCCGGGAGGCGTCGTCCAGTCCTACGAGGAGGCCCTGGGCGTCCTCGAACTCGCCGAGCGCCTCCACCTCGACGCCCCTGTTCTGCGCTCCGCCGACCTGCTGGTCTACCCCGTTCTCACCCGCGACCGCCAAGCCATGGCCGACCTCGTCGCCGGCACTCTGGGCCCGCTCACCACGGCCCGCGGCGGCGCGCAGCCGCTCCTCGACACGCTCACCGCGTACTTCGACTCCGGCTGCGTGGCCGCCGAGGCCGCCCGCCGCCTCACTCTCAGCGTGCGGGCTCTGACCTACCGCCTGGAACGCATCCACAAACTCACCGGCGCCAACCCGGCCGATCCCGCCCACCGTTACATGCTCCAGACAGCGGTGATCGGCGCGCGGCTGCTGGACTGGCCCGCCAAGGACCTCTGA
- a CDS encoding alanine:cation symporter family protein produces the protein MSLESVTTSIDDAVSDFFEPVATNVGEIVFYTVPVGDTDLPLIVAWLVIAGLVFTGWFGLIQVRKFKLAIDVVRGKYDEKGSPGEVNHFQALTAAVSGTVGLGNIAGVAVAVSIGGPGATFWMILCGLLGMATKFVEVTLGVKYREEHEDGTVSGGPMHYLPKGLAERFGNGGAKFGKVLAVLASIMVLFFGLFGGNLFQTNQSYAQVASTFGGEDGFMASSAGAVLFGLVVAALVGLVLLGGIRSIASVTSKLVPAMAGMYIVACLVVILANVTAVPDAFQGIIQGAFEADGVTGGVIGALIVGFQRAAFSNEAGLGSAPIAHSAVKTKHPASEGLVALLEPFIDTVVICTMTALTIAIANPASWAEAREGEDIAGVTITSDAFETVLPWFPDLLTVAVLLFAFSTILTWGYYGLKAWSYLFGKSRTSEITFKAIWSLFVVAGSLLSLDTLISLADSALFLLSVFNIIGLYLLAPMVKRELNSFLDFVRSRNTHAVGGGDPKDERESTKVV, from the coding sequence ATGTCACTCGAGTCCGTCACCACATCCATCGACGACGCCGTCAGCGATTTCTTCGAACCCGTCGCCACCAACGTCGGCGAGATCGTCTTCTATACCGTGCCCGTCGGCGACACCGACCTTCCGCTCATCGTCGCCTGGCTGGTCATTGCGGGCCTGGTCTTCACCGGCTGGTTCGGGCTGATCCAGGTACGCAAGTTCAAGCTCGCCATCGACGTCGTGCGCGGCAAGTACGACGAGAAGGGCTCGCCCGGTGAAGTCAACCACTTCCAGGCGCTGACCGCCGCCGTCTCCGGCACCGTCGGCCTCGGCAACATCGCCGGTGTCGCCGTCGCCGTCTCCATCGGCGGCCCCGGCGCCACCTTCTGGATGATCCTGTGCGGCCTGCTCGGCATGGCGACCAAGTTTGTCGAGGTCACCCTCGGCGTGAAGTACCGCGAGGAGCACGAGGACGGCACCGTCTCCGGCGGTCCGATGCACTACCTGCCCAAGGGGCTCGCCGAGCGCTTCGGCAACGGCGGCGCCAAGTTCGGCAAGGTCCTCGCAGTCCTGGCCTCCATCATGGTCCTCTTCTTCGGCCTGTTCGGCGGCAACCTGTTCCAGACCAACCAGAGCTACGCGCAGGTCGCTTCGACCTTCGGCGGCGAGGATGGCTTCATGGCCTCCTCCGCCGGTGCCGTCCTCTTCGGACTGGTGGTCGCCGCACTGGTCGGCCTCGTACTGCTCGGCGGTATTCGTTCCATCGCCTCGGTCACCAGCAAGCTGGTCCCGGCGATGGCTGGCATGTACATCGTGGCGTGCCTGGTCGTCATCCTGGCGAACGTCACCGCGGTGCCGGACGCCTTCCAGGGCATCATCCAGGGCGCATTCGAGGCCGACGGTGTCACGGGCGGTGTGATCGGCGCCCTGATCGTCGGCTTCCAGCGCGCAGCCTTCTCCAACGAGGCCGGTCTGGGCTCCGCCCCGATCGCCCACTCCGCGGTCAAGACCAAGCACCCCGCGAGCGAGGGTCTGGTCGCCCTGCTGGAGCCGTTCATCGACACCGTCGTCATCTGCACCATGACCGCGCTGACCATTGCCATCGCCAACCCGGCCAGCTGGGCCGAAGCCCGCGAGGGTGAGGACATCGCCGGCGTCACCATCACCTCCGACGCCTTCGAGACCGTGCTGCCCTGGTTCCCGGACCTGCTGACCGTCGCAGTGCTGCTGTTCGCCTTCTCCACGATCCTGACCTGGGGCTACTACGGCCTCAAGGCGTGGTCGTACCTCTTCGGCAAGAGCCGGACCAGCGAGATCACCTTCAAGGCCATCTGGAGCCTGTTCGTCGTCGCCGGCTCCCTTCTCTCCCTCGACACGCTGATCAGCCTGGCCGACTCGGCCCTGTTCCTGCTGTCGGTGTTCAACATCATCGGCCTCTACCTGCTGGCCCCCATGGTCAAGCGCGAGCTCAACTCCTTCCTGGACTTCGTCCGGAGCCGCAACACGCACGCCGTGGGCGGCGGGGACCCCAAGGACGAGCGGGAGTCCACCAAGGTCGTCTGA
- a CDS encoding DUF1996 domain-containing protein, translated as MRRNTRKRSKTTHRAIAAAAGLALGAGGLIAVNVYASAHESGNSNTTKRASQDRATQVLAAGNVTISCPDVGAKLTSVPDQARAQVDKELALLDKQVAEAYQRLQTSARAIQQDSNFANNAIMGPLKDKRAATIDRIGIAIGRSAPRPQGLESLASCSLRSAGGQEQGQGQGQGQGKGQGNGAGQNGNGGQGANGPVTADFVDITKVRPNVQNPLGQRGASQGAFTTRCGVNANKVYNSDNIIVAPGVDNGAHHTHDYVGNQDNDAFTSNAEFAAAATSCRNQGDKSTYYWPVLRLQDGTQEFDAQQLGGGAEGNTGRILTASQVTLNFVGNPRGKVVAMPKFLRIITGDAKAFTNGTANANAAWSCTGFENRQLTDKYPICPQGSKLVRTSKFQSCWDGRSIDSANHRSHVAFADPKTGACPNGFKAVPQLVQRLIYDVKAPSLNDNGKSSPFYAVDGFPEQMHKPITDHGDFINVFDQNLMNQMVQCINTGRKCQ; from the coding sequence ATGCGACGCAACACCCGCAAGCGGTCCAAGACAACACATCGGGCCATCGCCGCCGCGGCAGGTCTCGCTCTGGGAGCGGGAGGGCTGATAGCCGTGAATGTGTACGCCTCCGCCCACGAGAGCGGAAACAGCAACACCACGAAGCGCGCTTCCCAGGACCGGGCGACCCAGGTCCTCGCGGCCGGTAACGTCACGATCAGCTGCCCGGATGTCGGGGCGAAGCTGACCTCGGTCCCCGACCAGGCCAGAGCACAGGTCGACAAGGAACTCGCGCTCCTGGACAAACAGGTGGCCGAGGCCTACCAGCGACTGCAAACTTCAGCCAGGGCCATCCAGCAGGACAGCAACTTCGCCAACAACGCGATCATGGGGCCGCTGAAGGACAAGCGGGCCGCGACCATCGACCGGATCGGGATCGCCATCGGCAGGTCCGCTCCCAGGCCCCAGGGTCTTGAATCCCTGGCCTCCTGCTCGCTGCGCTCGGCCGGCGGCCAGGAACAAGGCCAAGGCCAAGGCCAGGGACAGGGCAAGGGACAAGGCAACGGCGCCGGCCAGAACGGCAACGGCGGCCAGGGCGCAAACGGACCGGTGACGGCCGACTTCGTGGACATCACCAAGGTCCGCCCGAATGTACAGAACCCCCTTGGGCAGCGCGGCGCTTCGCAGGGCGCATTCACGACCCGGTGCGGCGTCAACGCGAACAAGGTGTACAACTCCGACAACATCATCGTCGCGCCCGGTGTCGACAACGGCGCCCACCACACGCACGACTACGTCGGCAACCAGGACAACGACGCGTTCACCTCCAACGCGGAGTTCGCCGCCGCCGCGACCAGCTGCCGCAATCAGGGCGACAAATCCACGTACTACTGGCCTGTGCTCCGACTGCAGGACGGCACCCAGGAATTCGACGCCCAGCAGCTCGGCGGCGGCGCCGAGGGCAACACCGGCCGGATCCTGACCGCATCCCAAGTCACCCTGAACTTCGTCGGCAACCCGCGCGGCAAGGTCGTGGCGATGCCCAAGTTCCTGCGGATCATCACCGGTGACGCCAAGGCATTCACCAACGGCACCGCCAACGCCAACGCGGCATGGAGCTGCACCGGCTTCGAGAACCGGCAGCTGACGGACAAGTACCCGATCTGTCCCCAGGGCAGCAAGCTGGTCCGCACGTCGAAGTTCCAGAGCTGCTGGGACGGCCGCAGCATCGACAGTGCCAACCACCGCTCGCACGTCGCCTTCGCCGACCCGAAGACCGGTGCCTGCCCGAACGGCTTCAAGGCCGTCCCGCAGCTGGTCCAGCGCCTGATCTACGACGTGAAGGCGCCGAGCCTCAACGACAACGGAAAGTCCAGCCCCTTCTACGCAGTGGACGGATTCCCGGAGCAGATGCACAAGCCGATCACCGACCACGGCGACTTCATCAACGTTTTCGATCAAAACCTGATGAACCAGATGGTCCAGTGCATCAACACCGGCCGGAAGTGCCAGTGA
- a CDS encoding SulP family inorganic anion transporter has product MSTSALSPAARLRGLRPDWLSDPKVWRTEVLAGLVVALALIPEAISFSIIAGVDPAIGLFASFTMAVTISIVGGRRAMISAATGAVALVIAPLNREHGFGYLVAAVILAGVIQIVLGALGVAKLMRFVPRSVMVGFVNALAILIFLAQVPEMHDVPWAVYPLIIGGLALMVFFPKVTKVIPAPLVSIVTLTVITVAAGIAVPTVGDKGDLPTSLPVPGLPDVPFTMATLTTIAPYALAMALVGLMESLMTAKLVDDITDTRSSETRESIGQGIANIVTGFFGGMGGCAMIGQTMINVKVSGARTRLSTFLAGSFLMVLCIVFGPVVSDIPMAALVAVMVMVSFATFDWHSIAPQTLRRMPTGEITVMVITVICVVATSNLAIGVVVGSITAMVIFAKRVAHLANVTAVTDPDGGSVVYSVTGELFFASSNDLVTQFRYATDPDKVVIDLSAAHIWDASSVAALDAIETKYAQRGKSVEIIGLNKPSAHIHEKLSGELTGSH; this is encoded by the coding sequence TTGTCTACGTCCGCACTGTCCCCCGCTGCGCGGTTGCGCGGCCTGCGCCCCGACTGGCTGTCCGACCCGAAGGTCTGGCGCACCGAGGTCCTGGCCGGCCTGGTGGTCGCGCTCGCGCTGATCCCCGAGGCGATCTCGTTCTCGATCATCGCCGGGGTCGACCCGGCGATCGGCCTGTTCGCCTCGTTCACCATGGCCGTGACCATCTCGATCGTCGGCGGCCGCCGGGCCATGATCTCCGCCGCCACCGGCGCCGTCGCACTCGTGATCGCCCCGCTCAACCGTGAGCACGGCTTCGGCTACCTGGTCGCCGCCGTCATCCTCGCCGGCGTCATCCAGATCGTTCTCGGAGCACTGGGCGTCGCGAAGCTGATGCGGTTCGTGCCCCGCAGCGTGATGGTCGGCTTCGTCAACGCCCTCGCCATCCTCATCTTCCTGGCCCAGGTGCCCGAGATGCACGACGTGCCCTGGGCGGTGTATCCGCTGATTATCGGCGGGCTCGCGCTGATGGTGTTCTTCCCGAAGGTCACCAAGGTGATCCCGGCCCCGCTCGTCTCCATCGTCACCCTCACCGTCATCACGGTGGCAGCCGGGATCGCTGTGCCGACCGTGGGCGACAAGGGCGACCTTCCGACCTCGCTGCCCGTACCGGGTCTGCCCGACGTGCCGTTCACGATGGCCACCCTGACGACCATCGCCCCCTACGCGCTCGCCATGGCGCTGGTCGGCCTGATGGAGTCACTGATGACGGCCAAACTGGTCGACGACATCACCGACACCCGCTCCTCCGAGACCCGCGAGTCCATCGGCCAGGGCATCGCCAACATCGTCACTGGCTTCTTCGGCGGTATGGGCGGCTGCGCCATGATCGGCCAGACCATGATCAACGTGAAGGTCTCCGGCGCCCGCACCCGCCTGTCCACGTTCCTGGCGGGCTCCTTCCTGATGGTGCTGTGCATCGTCTTCGGGCCGGTCGTCTCCGACATTCCCATGGCCGCCCTGGTCGCCGTCATGGTGATGGTCTCCTTCGCGACCTTCGACTGGCACTCCATCGCCCCGCAGACTCTCAGGCGGATGCCGACCGGGGAGATCACCGTCATGGTCATCACCGTGATCTGTGTGGTCGCCACCTCCAACCTCGCCATCGGCGTCGTCGTCGGCTCCATCACCGCCATGGTCATCTTCGCCAAGCGCGTCGCCCACCTGGCCAACGTCACCGCGGTCACCGATCCCGACGGAGGCAGCGTGGTCTACTCCGTGACCGGCGAACTGTTCTTCGCCTCCTCCAACGACCTCGTCACCCAGTTCCGCTACGCCACCGACCCCGACAAGGTCGTCATCGACCTGAGCGCCGCCCACATCTGGGACGCCTCCTCCGTCGCCGCACTGGATGCGATCGAGACCAAGTACGCCCAGCGCGGCAAGAGCGTCGAGATCATCGGCCTGAACAAGCCGAGCGCCCACATCCACGAAAAACTCAGCGGCGAGCTCACTGGCAGCCACTGA
- a CDS encoding MerR family transcriptional regulator, translated as MSSEHMQIGEVAARTELSLRTIRHYGETGLVIPSARSQGGFRLYTEADVARLMVIRRMKPLGFTLDEMRDLLEVTDRLDSDEELTADEREALLERVRGYEQGAAEQVEKLRTQLARAEEFAATLRERLARDQVATP; from the coding sequence GTGAGCAGCGAGCACATGCAGATCGGCGAGGTCGCCGCACGGACCGAGCTGTCGCTGCGGACCATCCGGCACTACGGGGAGACCGGCCTGGTCATCCCCTCCGCCCGCTCCCAGGGCGGCTTCCGCCTCTACACCGAGGCCGATGTCGCCCGCCTGATGGTCATCCGCCGTATGAAGCCGCTCGGCTTCACCCTGGACGAGATGCGCGATCTGCTGGAGGTCACCGACCGCCTCGACTCCGACGAGGAGCTGACGGCGGACGAGCGGGAGGCCCTGCTGGAGCGCGTCCGCGGATACGAACAGGGCGCCGCCGAGCAGGTGGAGAAGCTCCGCACCCAGCTGGCGCGGGCCGAGGAATTCGCCGCCACGCTGCGCGAGCGCCTGGCACGGGACCAGGTCGCGACGCCTTAG
- a CDS encoding transposase, whose protein sequence is MTRTEEHAEDTCPFVYQCRLPLSTHTVNHLADLLRRRLKAIRSTWRILPPGRIAVIVLAVLRHDQRLADMAGGNNVSESTVRRWRDELIALLAAQAPRLDRALKKVARQGGEVVLIDGTLIATQRRTGKADRRNYSGKHHHHGLHFLALTDERGRLIWISAARPGRTHDNTAARQDHVLAHLRAAGLGALADLGFRGLDNDVLDPVIVTGFHASRVHKLTPGQKTANRVLAVGRAPVEHGFAHLKNWRILTKLRTDPARATHLLRALLVLTNLEVNR, encoded by the coding sequence ATGACGAGAACCGAAGAGCACGCCGAGGACACCTGCCCGTTTGTCTACCAGTGCCGTCTGCCGCTGTCCACGCACACCGTTAACCACCTCGCCGACCTGCTGCGACGCCGTCTGAAGGCAATACGGTCCACGTGGCGGATCCTCCCGCCCGGGAGGATCGCAGTGATCGTCCTGGCCGTGCTGCGCCACGACCAGCGCCTGGCCGACATGGCCGGCGGCAACAACGTGTCCGAATCCACCGTCCGCCGCTGGCGCGACGAACTGATCGCCCTGCTCGCTGCGCAGGCCCCGCGCCTTGACCGGGCCTTGAAGAAGGTCGCCAGGCAGGGCGGGGAGGTGGTCCTGATCGACGGCACCCTCATCGCCACTCAGCGCCGCACCGGGAAGGCTGATCGGCGGAATTACTCCGGCAAACACCACCATCACGGCCTGCACTTCCTCGCCCTGACCGACGAGCGGGGCCGACTGATCTGGATATCCGCCGCCCGGCCCGGCCGCACCCACGACAACACCGCCGCCCGTCAGGATCACGTCCTGGCCCACCTGCGCGCCGCCGGCCTTGGGGCCCTGGCGGACCTCGGCTTCCGCGGCCTGGACAACGACGTACTGGATCCCGTGATCGTCACCGGCTTCCACGCCAGCCGCGTCCACAAGCTCACTCCCGGGCAGAAGACCGCCAACCGGGTCCTCGCCGTCGGACGCGCACCGGTCGAGCACGGCTTCGCTCACCTCAAAAACTGGCGGATCCTCACCAAGCTCCGCACCGATCCCGCTCGCGCCACCCACCTCCTGCGCGCCCTGCTCGTTCTGACGAACCTCGAAGTCAACCGCTGA
- a CDS encoding flavodoxin family protein codes for MAASSAPTEDNYRFDDLRALFINCTLKPSPQLSHTQGLIDKSRAIMDARGVTTDEIRAVDHDIAPGVYPDMTEHGFATDAWPALYEQVTAADILVLAGPIWLGDNSSVTKQVTERLYSCSSLLNSQGQYAYYGRVGGCLITGNEDGVKHCAMNVLYSLQHLGYTVPPQADAGWIGAAGPGPSYLDPGSGGPENDFTNRNASFMTWNLMHLAALLKRAGGIPAHGNQRTEWDAGCRPGADNPEHR; via the coding sequence ATGGCAGCATCGTCCGCCCCAACTGAGGACAACTACCGTTTCGACGACCTGCGTGCGCTCTTCATCAACTGCACACTCAAGCCGTCCCCTCAGCTCAGCCACACCCAGGGGCTCATCGACAAGAGCCGGGCGATCATGGACGCGCGCGGGGTGACCACGGACGAGATCCGTGCCGTCGACCACGACATCGCCCCTGGCGTCTATCCGGACATGACCGAACATGGCTTCGCCACGGACGCCTGGCCCGCGCTGTACGAGCAGGTGACGGCCGCGGACATCCTCGTGTTGGCCGGGCCGATCTGGCTGGGCGACAACAGCTCGGTCACCAAGCAGGTCACTGAGCGGCTCTACAGCTGCTCCAGCCTCCTCAACTCCCAAGGACAGTACGCCTATTACGGGCGAGTCGGCGGGTGTCTGATCACCGGCAACGAGGACGGCGTGAAGCACTGCGCCATGAACGTCCTCTACAGCCTCCAGCACCTCGGCTACACCGTCCCGCCGCAGGCCGATGCGGGCTGGATCGGTGCGGCGGGGCCCGGGCCTTCGTACCTGGACCCCGGCTCGGGAGGCCCGGAGAACGACTTCACCAACCGCAACGCCAGCTTCATGACTTGGAACCTGATGCACCTTGCGGCCCTGCTCAAGCGTGCTGGAGGGATCCCCGCCCACGGTAACCAGCGCACGGAGTGGGACGCCGGCTGCCGGCCGGGGGCGGACAACCCCGAGCACCGCTGA
- a CDS encoding DM13 domain-containing protein: protein MGRVRKVLTRPLVIAVLVVAVGGVGFGLYWFQPWKLWQDETVEEALPGVVATSAPPAVAPSSEPSEQPSATGPQTLASGELISHEHATSGTVKLVRLVDGSHVVRLENLDTSNGPDLRVWLTDAPVKEGAAGWRVFDDGKYVSLGKLKGNKGSQNYALPRDVDPSSYNSVSIWCDRFDVSFGAAELARV, encoded by the coding sequence ATGGGGCGCGTGCGCAAGGTACTGACCAGGCCGTTGGTCATCGCGGTGCTGGTGGTGGCGGTCGGCGGGGTCGGCTTCGGGCTGTACTGGTTCCAGCCGTGGAAGCTGTGGCAGGACGAGACCGTCGAGGAGGCCCTGCCCGGGGTGGTGGCGACTTCTGCTCCTCCTGCTGTGGCGCCCTCCTCTGAGCCCTCCGAGCAGCCCTCGGCCACCGGTCCGCAGACGTTGGCGAGTGGTGAGCTGATCAGCCACGAGCATGCGACGTCGGGCACGGTGAAGCTCGTACGGCTGGTCGACGGCTCTCACGTCGTCCGGCTGGAGAACCTGGACACCAGCAACGGACCGGACCTGCGTGTCTGGCTGACCGATGCACCTGTGAAGGAGGGAGCGGCCGGTTGGCGCGTCTTCGACGACGGGAAGTACGTCAGCCTGGGCAAGCTCAAGGGCAACAAGGGAAGCCAGAACTACGCCCTGCCCAGGGACGTGGATCCGTCGAGCTACAACAGCGTGAGCATTTGGTGCGACCGTTTCGACGTCTCATTCGGCGCCGCGGAACTCGCCCGCGTCTGA
- a CDS encoding DUF317 domain-containing protein, whose amino-acid sequence MTATLTGSRQNLARGLLTAHGFEALDDCTFVMSRIDREEPYWAEKTAQDLAAEEITTEITPRLREAIDEEWTWADYPMPWCTRQEIREVSNEAQKIYDEIRVGRLLIHAHAGDSHTIVAVGTYRDSGKSVYLHGENHLRQIADSFDSPAQALAAFERVHSNTMRPGPAPMTDTEREAVQARASLGRPTTEPEPPAPEPEIVPSCAAEPGDHDVILDEFLTAHSDWEKWRTWSDETTHAIHESQTLRIERVHEAHPRETAWTVAAYETPVSDRMWYLTATATAPAPILQTLLTHLADGDGWDTALGSPVDEKTVTAATKPLADAGWKHTVDGRWLRWTNASLDAGVQFDAFAAQQPNSSLATWTLWAGPTIDQPTWMIHASPCAPAPMIADLAEELAHGTGTRRFSPSFQRQPPRLTVAAPAIPSVARPQTSRSR is encoded by the coding sequence GTGACCGCCACTCTCACGGGCTCCCGGCAGAACCTGGCCCGCGGTCTGCTGACCGCGCACGGCTTCGAAGCCCTCGACGACTGCACCTTCGTCATGTCCCGCATCGACCGCGAGGAGCCCTACTGGGCCGAGAAGACCGCCCAGGACCTGGCCGCAGAGGAGATCACCACGGAGATCACCCCTCGGCTCCGCGAGGCGATCGACGAGGAATGGACCTGGGCCGACTACCCCATGCCCTGGTGCACCCGCCAGGAAATCCGGGAGGTCTCCAACGAAGCCCAGAAGATCTACGACGAAATCCGCGTCGGACGGCTCCTCATCCACGCCCACGCCGGGGACAGTCACACCATCGTCGCTGTCGGCACCTACCGCGACAGCGGCAAGAGCGTTTACCTCCACGGAGAGAACCACCTGCGGCAGATCGCCGACAGCTTCGACTCCCCCGCCCAGGCCCTGGCGGCCTTCGAACGCGTTCACAGCAACACGATGCGCCCCGGCCCCGCGCCGATGACCGACACCGAGCGCGAGGCCGTCCAAGCCCGCGCCTCACTCGGCAGGCCGACCACCGAGCCCGAACCTCCCGCCCCTGAACCGGAGATCGTGCCCTCCTGCGCCGCCGAACCAGGCGACCACGACGTCATCCTCGACGAATTCCTCACCGCACACAGCGACTGGGAGAAGTGGCGCACATGGTCAGACGAAACCACCCACGCGATCCACGAATCGCAGACCCTGCGTATCGAGCGCGTCCACGAAGCCCACCCCCGCGAGACCGCCTGGACAGTGGCCGCCTACGAGACGCCGGTGTCCGACCGCATGTGGTACCTGACCGCGACGGCTACTGCCCCCGCCCCCATCCTCCAAACCCTGCTGACCCACCTCGCCGACGGTGACGGGTGGGATACCGCCCTGGGCAGCCCCGTGGACGAGAAGACCGTCACCGCCGCCACGAAGCCCCTCGCTGACGCGGGATGGAAGCACACAGTGGACGGACGCTGGCTCCGCTGGACGAACGCCTCCCTGGATGCCGGTGTCCAGTTCGACGCCTTCGCCGCGCAGCAACCGAACAGCAGCCTCGCCACATGGACCTTGTGGGCCGGCCCCACCATCGACCAGCCCACGTGGATGATCCACGCCTCCCCCTGCGCACCCGCCCCGATGATCGCCGACCTGGCCGAGGAACTCGCGCACGGCACCGGCACTCGACGGTTCAGCCCCAGCTTCCAGCGGCAGCCTCCGCGCCTCACCGTTGCGGCACCAGCCATCCCAAGCGTCGCCAGACCGCAGACGAGCCGAAGCCGCTGA
- a CDS encoding replicative DNA helicase encodes MPRTPAPDEDDDLDNLPDTHPPQPVYYAEQALLGALLLEPHRLTDITGLEPGCFSQPAHGALFAAIRTLAAPDPGQHTKDTSWLNAVLAAARENARGLTASYLHTLVQVCPWPRHASEYAQMIEAEHARRLLRVAAERLAQTARDTSLPHSVPTTLHEADALASVVNDIAAKFPPHSGSLPRSPAPHPATLRDDGAAADDETLLLATATAHPDDVEQMRWLSAEDFTHPLRAGLWQCLTTLTRRRTPVDPMTVLWEAQQRSLLDAGPDPRDLLDLLAGPAGSPEHWGERILQRSVLATARHVGQLIGTFTDDPTNTPYQLVVGSRRALAELSAVRTRWRHATSPTPTARPARTRATSAPRAGPPQTTAPPTRISR; translated from the coding sequence ATGCCCCGCACCCCTGCCCCGGACGAGGACGACGACCTCGACAACCTGCCCGACACGCATCCGCCGCAGCCGGTGTACTACGCCGAGCAGGCCCTCCTCGGCGCCCTCCTCCTCGAACCCCACCGCCTGACTGACATCACCGGACTCGAGCCCGGCTGTTTCTCCCAGCCCGCGCACGGCGCGCTGTTCGCCGCGATCCGCACCCTGGCAGCCCCCGACCCGGGACAGCACACCAAGGACACCAGCTGGCTCAACGCGGTACTAGCCGCCGCCCGCGAGAACGCCCGCGGACTGACCGCCTCATACCTGCACACGCTGGTCCAGGTCTGCCCGTGGCCCCGGCACGCGTCCGAGTACGCGCAAATGATTGAGGCAGAGCACGCCCGCCGACTCCTGCGCGTCGCCGCCGAGCGCCTCGCACAAACCGCCCGGGACACCTCGCTCCCACACTCCGTCCCAACCACCCTCCACGAAGCCGACGCCCTCGCCTCCGTCGTAAATGACATCGCCGCAAAGTTCCCGCCGCACTCCGGCTCCCTGCCCCGTTCTCCCGCACCACACCCGGCCACCCTCCGGGACGACGGAGCGGCTGCCGACGACGAGACGCTGCTGCTTGCTACTGCGACCGCGCACCCCGACGACGTCGAGCAGATGCGATGGCTGAGCGCCGAGGACTTCACCCACCCCCTGCGCGCCGGGCTGTGGCAGTGCCTGACCACCCTGACCCGGCGTCGCACCCCCGTCGACCCCATGACGGTCCTCTGGGAAGCCCAGCAACGCAGCCTTCTGGACGCCGGGCCCGATCCGAGAGACCTGCTCGACCTCCTAGCCGGGCCAGCCGGCTCCCCGGAGCACTGGGGCGAACGCATCCTCCAGCGCTCCGTCCTCGCCACCGCCCGCCACGTCGGCCAACTCATCGGGACGTTCACCGACGACCCGACCAACACGCCGTACCAACTCGTCGTCGGCAGCCGCCGCGCACTCGCCGAACTATCCGCCGTTCGCACCCGCTGGCGTCACGCCACCTCGCCGACTCCTACGGCGAGGCCCGCGCGCACCAGGGCTACGTCCGCGCCCCGAGCCGGCCCGCCGCAGACCACAGCCCCACCCACGCGTATCTCCCGCTGA